Genomic segment of Falsibacillus pallidus:
AAAGAACGGTCATTGCGACAATCTTCCTCGATAACTATGATGACCTTACACAGGGCATGGACGATCAAATGCGAAGCAGCCTCAACAGCATGGTGACTTCGACTTTGAACAAGTGGGCCAACGAATATGGAATCTACCTCAAAAGGGTTTCTTCCGATCGTTTCGTGGGCGTCATGAATGAGAAGATCCTTCAAGTCCTGGAAAAAGATAAGTTTTCCATCCTGGATGATGTGAGGGAATTAACATCTAAACAAAACGTTCCATTAACCTTAAGTATCGGCGTAGGCGTGAGCGCGTCTTCTCTGCCTGAGCTCGGTGCACTTGCACAGTCGAGCCTCGATTTGGCGCTGGGACGAGGCGGCGATCAAGTCGCAATGAAACAGCCGAACGGAAAAGTAAAGTTCTACGGCGGCAAGACGAACCCTATGGAAAAGCGCACGAGAGTACGTGCCAGGGTTATTTCACTCGCATTGAAGGAATTGATCCTTGAAAGCGACAAAGTCATTGTCATGGGGCATAAGCACCCTGACATGGATGCTATCGGAGCTGCAATCGGCATCCAGAAAGTGGCGAAGATGAATCAGAAGGAAGGGTATATCGTCCTGGACTTTTCCGATATTGATACAGGCGTCAAGCGGATGCTGCGTGAAATGAAGCAGCACCCCGATCTATATTCGCGGTTCATCACACCGGAGGAAGCTTTGGAAATGGCAACCGAGGATACACTCCTTGTCATTGTGGACACTCATAAGCCAGCCCTTGTGATCGAGGAAAAGCTTGTGAACAAAGTGGAGAACAAAGTGGTTATCGATCACCATCGACGTGGAGAGGACTTCATTCTGAATCCGCTTTTGGTTTACATGGAGCCTTACGCTTCATCCACTGCCGAGCTGGTTACCGAACTACTCGAATACCAGCCGAAGCATGAGAAAATCAACATGCTCGAAGCTACTGCCCTGTTGGCGGGAATCATCGTCGATACAAAGAGCTTCACACTCAGGACCGGGTCGAGGACATTCGATGCTGCCTCCTATCTGAAAGGCCAAGGAGCAGATACAGTCCTAGTCCAAAAATTCCTTAAGGAAGACGTGGACACCTATATCAAACGCTCAAAACTAATTGAATCCGTTAAGTTTTTCAAAGAAGGAATCGCCATAGCGAAAGGGAAGGAAGACGCGGTATATGATCCTGTTCTGATTGCCCAGGCCGCTGATACCCTTCTGACGATGGATGAAGTGATCGCTTCATTCGTCATCTCCAATCGGGCTGATGGTGTTGTCGGAATCAGTGCAAGGTCACTGGGCGATATCAATGTTCAAATCATCATGGAAAAGCTTGAAGGCGGAGGACATTTGACAAATGCAGCTACACAATTGACAGACGTCTCGATTGAAGAGGCGGAAGAGCGATTGAAGGAAGCTATTAATGAATATTTGGAAGGGAGAACGAAATCATGAAAGTAATATTCTTGCAGGATGTTAAAGGAAAAGGAAAAAAAGGCGAAATTAAAAATGTAGCAGATGGCTACGCGCATAACTTCCTTATTAAAAATAACTTAGCAGTTGAAGCAACATCAGGAAATCAAAAAGCGCTGGATGCGCAGAAAAATAAAGAAAAACAATTGGCAGCAGAAGAGCTTGAAGAAGCGAAAAAGCTGAAAGAAAAGCTGGAAAAAGTCACGGTTGAGCTTTCCGCTAAAAGTGGAGAAGGCGGCCGCCTGTTCGGCTCCATCACAAGCAAACAGATTGCTGAAGCATTGAAAAAAGCGAGTAATATCAAAATTGATAAGCGCAAAATTGAAATGGACGATGCCATCCGCACGCTTGGCTACACAAAGGTTCCTGTGAAGCTGCATACAGAAGTGACGGCCACTTTGAATGTCCATGTTAAAGAGGAAAACTAAGGCTCTTTCCTCAAAGTTTGTTGCTTTATGAATTAAAACAGGATAACTTATGCAATCTATGCAAAAAATTCAGCTCGAAAAGAGCCTGGATACTCCATACCAACGCATAAAACAGGTATTTTCACGTTAAAATCGGCTTTAAGATTTTAACAACGATGCTTACGAAAACAGCCAAAACTAAAATTTCCAATTTCAGAAAAACAACTTTCTGATACAATAGAATAAAAGAAGAAAATGTGATCAGGGAATAGAGTGTTCCAGGCTGCATATGCCTGGCTCTTGATCACATTTTTTAATGGGATTTTACTATTATCCTTCAAGAGAAGGAGGTTATAAATATGAGTGATTTGTTCAATGATCGAATACCGCCGCAAAATATCGAAGCAGAACAGGCCGTGCTTGGGGCTATTTTTCTCGAGCCTGCCTCGTTGACTGTAGCATCCGAAGTCCTGATTCCGGATGATTTCTATCGGAGTTCCCACCAAAAGATCTATAATGTCATCCTGAAGCTGAGTGATGTCGGGAAAGCGATCGACTTAATCACAGTATCCGAAGAGCTTGGGGCTGCCAAAGAACTGGAGGATGTCGGCGGGATCTCTTATTTAAGTGAACTTGCTGCTGCCGTCCCGACCGCCGCAAATATTGAGTACTATGCAAGGATCGTAGAAGAGAAATCCCTTCTTCGCCGTTTGATCCGTACAGCGACCAACATTGCGAAAGACGGCTACTCAAGGGAAGACGAAGTGGAAGCCCTCCTTGGCGAAGCGGAAAAAAATATCATGGAAGTGGCCCAGCGGAAAAATGCAGGTGCTTTCCATAATATCAAGGATGTTCTCGTCAGGACCTATGACAATATCGAATTGCTCCATAACCGACAAGGAGATATTACGGGGATTGCCACAGGATTTGCTGAACTTGACCGGATGACAGCCGGATTTCAGCGCAATGATTTAATCATTGTTGCGGCCCGTCCGTCAGTTGGTAAGACCGCCTTTGCCTTGAACATTGCGCAGAACGTAGCTACGAAGACAGAAGAAAATGTCGCCATCTTCAGTTTGGAGATGGGAGCTGAACAGCTGGTCATGCGTATGCTCTGTGCAGAAGGCAATATCAACGCCCAAAACCTTCGTACAGGTTCCCTTACGGATGAGGATTGGCGCAAGCTGACCATGGCAATGGGAAGCTTATCAAATTCAGGCATCTTCATCGATGATACGCCAGGGATCCGGATCACGGAAATCCGGTCCAAATGCAGAAGGCTTAAGCAGGAGCATGGCCTGGGCATGATCTTGATTGATTACCTTCAATTGATTCAAGGAAGCGGCCGCTCAGGCGAGAACCGCCAGCAGGAAGTATCTGAAATCTCGAGGTCCCTGAAGGAGCTTGCACGTGAATTGCAAGTCCCTGTCATCGCGCTCTCTCAGCTTTCCCGTGGAGTGGAGCAGCGTCAGGATAAACGCCCGATGATGTCCGATATCCGTGAATCCGGAAGTATCGAGCAGGATGCCGATATCGTAGCCTTCCTTTACAGGGATGACTATTATGATAAGGAATCCGAAAACAAGAACATTATCGAAATCATCATTGCCAAGCAGCGTAACGGCCCTGTCGGAACCGTCTCATTGGCATTTGTGAAAGAATATAATAAATTCGTCAATTTGGAGCGGCGGTTTGATGATACTTCCGTCCCACCTGGCGCATAATAAAAAGGTCGGCCTAAAGGCTGGCCTTTTCTAATTATTATTACAGGTTTGTTTCCGAATAATTACGAACGAATTTGAGTGTTTTAATATAAATGTTCGTGTTTTCGTTGACTTTTCCTACATATCGCTGGTAAACTTAGTATGTTTGATAATAGCGGGCTACATAAGTAGTTCATGCGGAGGTGCTTCATATTGTCTTCAGTAGTTGTAGTTGGAACACAATGGGGAGATGAAGGAAAAGGGAAAATTACAGATTTTCTCTCAGAAAATGCAGAGGTCATCGCACGCTACCAAGGCGGAAACAATGCGGGCCATACAATTAAATTCAACGGTGAAACGTATAAATTGCACTTGATCCCATCTGGAATATTCTATAATGAAAAAATTTCCGTCATCGGAAACGGAATGGTCGTGGATCCGAAAGCACTTGTTCAGGAGCTGAAATATCTCCATGACCGCGGAATCACAACGGACAACCTGCGCATCAGCAACCGTGCACATGTTATTCTTCCTTACCACATTAAATTGGACGAAGTAGAAGAAGAACGCAAAGGCGCAAACAAAATCGGTACAACGAAAAAAGGAATCGGCCCAGCTTACATGGATAAAGCGGCACGCAGCGGAATCCGCATCGCCGATCTTTTGGACCGAGAATCCTTTGAAGAGAAGCTTGAGCGCAATCTGGCAGAGAAAAATCGCCTTCTTGAAAAGTTCTATGAAACAGATGGATTCACAATTGAAGAAATCCTTGAGGAATACTTTGATTACGGACAGCAAATCGCGAAATATGTTTGCGATACATCTGTTGTGTTGAACGATGCACTAGACGAAGGGCGCCGCGTCCTATTTGAAGGTGCACAAGGTGTCATGCTCGATATCGACCAAGGGACATATCCATTCGTTACATCCTCCAACCCAGTTGCAGGGGGAGTAACCATCGGATCTGGCGTAGGTCCATCTAAAATCAATCATGTCGTCGGTGTATCCAAAGCTTACACAACACGTGTCGGCGATGGTCCATTTCCTACAGAATTGACAAACGAAATCGGCGACCAAATCCGTGAAGTCGGCCGTGAATACGGTACAACAACAGGACGCCCGCGCCGTGTCGGCTGGTTTGACAGCGTCGTTGTACGCCATGCACGCCGTGTCAGCGGTCTGACAGACTTGTCGCTTAACTCCATCGACGTATTGACTGGCATCGAAACGCTCAAGATCTGCACAGCCTACAAATACGATGGAAAAGTCATCGAGGAATTCCCGGCTAATCTTAACATCCTTGCTAAATGCGAGCCGGTATACGAAGAACTGCCAGGCTGGACAGAAGACATCACAGGATGCAAAACACTAGGAGAACTCCCGGAAAACGCAAGACACTACCTGGAGCGCGTATCCCAGCTGACAGGCATCCCATTATCCATCTTCTCCGTAGGTCCGGATAGAACACAGACTAATGTAGTGCAGAGTGTTTGGAGATAGATAGAAAAGCGGAAGCGGCTGTTTAGAGGCGCCGAGGTTGGACTGAAGTGCTGCGAGATAAAGGAAACACGAAGAGCGCTAGCGATTCGATGTTGACTTATCGTAAGCGTGCTGAGGGAAACCTCCCAGCCTCTAGCCGCTGGAGCTGGATCATGAAAAGCGGAAGCGGTTTTCGCAGAGGCTTTAAAAGATCAAAAGACAATTTGAAAAAGCGAATCCCCCAGCCTTCGGACTGGGGGATTTTTATCTCAAAAAAAGGAAAGTTGAGCGGTTGAAGGGAAAAGGTGCGGGGTGAAACAAAAAAGTTCGTTGGTTATGGCCAAAAGTCGCGGGGTAAATCGGCAAAGTGCGGCGGTCAGGGCCGAAAGTTCGGAGCAAATTTTGATGTGGTCAAAAATATAGCGCACCAAGGAGCAGATTAGATCTAATTACGAGTCGAATTAGAAGAATTTCGATTACCATAACGGTGTTCCCATTGATTTCTTATCTTTCATTAAAAAATATTAAGAAAAGTGTTGCCTTTTGTCGAATTTCTGTGCTATTATTAGTTTCGTTGCTGCGAGATTACAAGATTCTTAAGAAGATTACAGCACTTATTTCGAGCCATTAGCTCAGTTGGTAGAGCACGTACGAATAATCTTCCTTGCCTCCACTTCAGCGTACAGATTGAGCCGCATCTTGAATAAGCTCTCTGAAATCTGGACGTCGTAGATGCCAAGGACTAGAAATCTATCTTTGTTGTAAACAACATCTTATTTCGAGCCATTAGCTCAGTTGGTAGAGCATCTGACTTTTAATCAGAGGGTCGAAGGTTCGAGTCCTTCATGGCTCACCATTTTAGATTGGCCCATTGGTCAAGCGGTTAAGACACCGCCCTTTCACGGCGGTAACACGGGTTCGAATCCCGTATGGGTCACCATTTGTTTACAAGCAATTATGGAAATTTATTTTGCTTCGTAATTAATGAAAGTTATTTCACATTCGTGAAAAACTCTGGTCTGGTAGTTCAGTTGGTTAGAATGCCTGCCTGTCACGCAGGAGGTCGCGGGTTCGAGTCCCGTCCAGACCGCCATTTTCATTTTAGAAGATGGATGGTAAGTAATAATTACATACCTTATCTAGAATGAAAGGTTTAGGATAGGCAAGAAGTTCAAGGAAGCGATTGAGCGAAAGCCGGAGCGTGCTATACGCACGTGAGGACTTGAGTGATCGAAGCTGACGAAGAAATTCGCCGCCTAGCGTAAACCGTAACTACAAGGCTCGGTAGCTCAGTCGGTAGAGCAATGGACTGAAAATCCATGTGTCGGCGGTTCGATTCCGTCCCGAGCCATCACTAAAAAGCACTGCGATGACATGACTCTCGCAGTGCTTTTTTATTTTTGTTCTGTTTTGTAACACAACTGTAACATTAAGAGAAAAATACCGGGTATTATTTCCTCTATAAAATCTTATTTTAGATTTTCATTTGCTAGGCATAAAATCCTACCTAAGTCCCGTTAGAATAGGCTTTTTACGCTATCAGCGCAAACGTTTTCATAGGGATTAAATGTCACAAAATGTAATTTATTATACATTTATGTTACATTACAGCGACGTTAGCCCTATTGACTTGCGTTTATGGTAAAGTAAATGAGTGTCAAATTGTAAGAATATTTGCTTTTAGGCAGAAAGTACCAATCGTGTTAGATAACATCGTTTTTTGGTCGGTCGCCTTTGCGTTTAGGAGGAAAAGAAAATGAATTGGAGACAGAAATTGTCTAACGTATCATCCAATTTTCCAAAACTGAATATAAATGTTTCTACTAATCTTATAAAAAAGACAGCAGTTGCTGCTCTTGTTCTATCCGCTTTTTCATTCCACTCTGTATCAGCGAATGATTCAAAGTCAGGATTGAACAAAGTTTACCACGTCTATATTAAAGATCAATATATGGGCACAGTCACAGATCCAGCTGTCATTCAAAAAGTCATTGATGAAAAGACAGCAGCCAGCAGCGATGCATATTCCGGATTCCATGTGGAAGTCGGGAAGAATTTGAAATACATACCTGAACAAGTGTTTCAAACAGATGCGGACAATGATGAAACGGCTAAGAAAGTAGAAGAGCAAGTTTCAGTTCTTGCCGATGCCGTGGCAATTACAGTCGATGGAAAGCCAGTTGTCTACTTAAAAGACAAAGACTCAGCTGATCAAGTGTTAAAGCAGTTGAAACTTTCCTATGCTACCCAAAAAGAGCTTGATGCATTAGACGCTCAGAAATCTTCTTCCACTTCTTTACCACGATTGAAGGAAGATGAAACTAGATTAGTAGATGTTTCCCTCAAAGAAAGTTTAAACGAAGAAAAAGGGTCAGTAGAACCTGGTAAGATTCTTGAGCCTGAGCAGGCAGCGAAGTATCTGCAAAAAGGTACACTTGAAGAGAAGAAATATCAAGTACAGGAAGGCGATGTCCTTGGCGCTATTGCTTCTAAGCATGACCTTTCCACTGCAGAGCTGATTAAGCTCAACCCGGGACTCAAAGAAGATTCCGTTTTAAAGATCGGCAGCGACATCAATGTAACAGCCTACGAACCTCTTATTCATGTCATCATGAAGAGGGAAGTATATAAAGTCGAGCCTGTTCCTTATGAAAAGAAGGTCGTTGAAGACAGCTCGATGTATAAAGGCGAAACAAAGGTAGTCCAAGAAGGCAAAGAAGGCAAAAGCG
This window contains:
- a CDS encoding peptidoglycan DD-metalloendopeptidase family protein, which gives rise to MNWRQKLSNVSSNFPKLNINVSTNLIKKTAVAALVLSAFSFHSVSANDSKSGLNKVYHVYIKDQYMGTVTDPAVIQKVIDEKTAASSDAYSGFHVEVGKNLKYIPEQVFQTDADNDETAKKVEEQVSVLADAVAITVDGKPVVYLKDKDSADQVLKQLKLSYATQKELDALDAQKSSSTSLPRLKEDETRLVDVSLKESLNEEKGSVEPGKILEPEQAAKYLQKGTLEEKKYQVQEGDVLGAIASKHDLSTAELIKLNPGLKEDSVLKIGSDINVTAYEPLIHVIMKREVYKVEPVPYEKKVVEDSSMYKGETKVVQEGKEGKSATTYVISEQNGERVLKEVKDQKVLSEPVNYIVKKGTKVVPSRGTGHFVWPAVGGYVSSEMGYRWGKMHKGLDIARPSDRTIKAADNGVVVTAGYSDDGYGNKVVIDHKNGYQTLYAHMSSVSVHVGQTVTAGSKIGVMGETGEATGVHLHFEVRYHGKLVNPRTKL
- the dnaB gene encoding replicative DNA helicase codes for the protein MSDLFNDRIPPQNIEAEQAVLGAIFLEPASLTVASEVLIPDDFYRSSHQKIYNVILKLSDVGKAIDLITVSEELGAAKELEDVGGISYLSELAAAVPTAANIEYYARIVEEKSLLRRLIRTATNIAKDGYSREDEVEALLGEAEKNIMEVAQRKNAGAFHNIKDVLVRTYDNIELLHNRQGDITGIATGFAELDRMTAGFQRNDLIIVAARPSVGKTAFALNIAQNVATKTEENVAIFSLEMGAEQLVMRMLCAEGNINAQNLRTGSLTDEDWRKLTMAMGSLSNSGIFIDDTPGIRITEIRSKCRRLKQEHGLGMILIDYLQLIQGSGRSGENRQQEVSEISRSLKELARELQVPVIALSQLSRGVEQRQDKRPMMSDIRESGSIEQDADIVAFLYRDDYYDKESENKNIIEIIIAKQRNGPVGTVSLAFVKEYNKFVNLERRFDDTSVPPGA
- a CDS encoding DHH family phosphoesterase, which translates into the protein MPSYYKKRMLRFPLYGLMAISLALIGILVFYKWWVSLIAVLLFGALFYLVLYFEQRSHDAIEEYISTLSYRVKRVGEEALMEMPIGIMLFNDDYYIEWTNPYLASCLNEDSLVGRSLYDVAEAIVPLIKQEVNTETIMINDRKYRVILKAEERLLYFFDVTEQSEIEKMYEEERTVIATIFLDNYDDLTQGMDDQMRSSLNSMVTSTLNKWANEYGIYLKRVSSDRFVGVMNEKILQVLEKDKFSILDDVRELTSKQNVPLTLSIGVGVSASSLPELGALAQSSLDLALGRGGDQVAMKQPNGKVKFYGGKTNPMEKRTRVRARVISLALKELILESDKVIVMGHKHPDMDAIGAAIGIQKVAKMNQKEGYIVLDFSDIDTGVKRMLREMKQHPDLYSRFITPEEALEMATEDTLLVIVDTHKPALVIEEKLVNKVENKVVIDHHRRGEDFILNPLLVYMEPYASSTAELVTELLEYQPKHEKINMLEATALLAGIIVDTKSFTLRTGSRTFDAASYLKGQGADTVLVQKFLKEDVDTYIKRSKLIESVKFFKEGIAIAKGKEDAVYDPVLIAQAADTLLTMDEVIASFVISNRADGVVGISARSLGDINVQIIMEKLEGGGHLTNAATQLTDVSIEEAEERLKEAINEYLEGRTKS
- the rplI gene encoding 50S ribosomal protein L9 codes for the protein MKVIFLQDVKGKGKKGEIKNVADGYAHNFLIKNNLAVEATSGNQKALDAQKNKEKQLAAEELEEAKKLKEKLEKVTVELSAKSGEGGRLFGSITSKQIAEALKKASNIKIDKRKIEMDDAIRTLGYTKVPVKLHTEVTATLNVHVKEEN
- a CDS encoding adenylosuccinate synthase, with protein sequence MSSVVVVGTQWGDEGKGKITDFLSENAEVIARYQGGNNAGHTIKFNGETYKLHLIPSGIFYNEKISVIGNGMVVDPKALVQELKYLHDRGITTDNLRISNRAHVILPYHIKLDEVEEERKGANKIGTTKKGIGPAYMDKAARSGIRIADLLDRESFEEKLERNLAEKNRLLEKFYETDGFTIEEILEEYFDYGQQIAKYVCDTSVVLNDALDEGRRVLFEGAQGVMLDIDQGTYPFVTSSNPVAGGVTIGSGVGPSKINHVVGVSKAYTTRVGDGPFPTELTNEIGDQIREVGREYGTTTGRPRRVGWFDSVVVRHARRVSGLTDLSLNSIDVLTGIETLKICTAYKYDGKVIEEFPANLNILAKCEPVYEELPGWTEDITGCKTLGELPENARHYLERVSQLTGIPLSIFSVGPDRTQTNVVQSVWR